Proteins encoded within one genomic window of Paramisgurnus dabryanus chromosome 13, PD_genome_1.1, whole genome shotgun sequence:
- the fabp4b gene encoding fatty acid binding protein 4b, producing MVTLIPALFKLTSVLYCVTMVEQFVGKWKMTSSENFDEYLKAVGAGFAFRQIASLAKPNVTFVVDEQGFIFMKAVTSFKTFELKFKLDEEFDEATAGGKKAKNTMSLVDDKLIQKQTWEGNTTTIEREIKDSKLIVTCTMNDVVAIRTYERDE from the exons ATGGTGACACTTATTCCTGCACTCTTTAAATTAACTTCTGTTCTG TATTGCGTAACTATGGTTGAGCAATTTGTTGGGAAATGGAAAATGACTTCAAGTGAGAACTTTGATGAATACTTAAAGGCTGTAG GTGCTGGTTTTGCTTTCCGGCAAATAGCAAGCCTTGCAAAACCCAACGTGACATTTGTTGTGGATGAGCAGGGTTTCATCTTCATGAAAGCTGTTACTTCATTTAAGACCTTTGAACTCAAATTCAAATTAGATGAAGAATTTGATGAGGCAACAGCAGGCGGCAAGAAAGCGAAG AATACAATGAGCCTTGTGGATGataaacttattcaaaaacaGACCTGGGAGGGCAATACCACAACAATCGAAAGAGAGATTAAAGACTCAAAACTGATAGTG ACATGTACCATGAATGATGTGGTCGCTATCAGGACTTATGAGAGGGATGAATGA